A single Amphiura filiformis chromosome 8, Afil_fr2py, whole genome shotgun sequence DNA region contains:
- the LOC140159127 gene encoding CD209 antigen-like protein A has translation MNSLSLICIIGLSGIAIVQSACDWGWKEYNGKCYYIQAPSVQSWDYARTTCQAKGGDLVVINNQAENDFLRRKLISSGGHWIGLTDAESEGTFVWVDTTFARTGGKDLLYTNWQDGEPNQLGEEDCITMSTGGWNDEDCSTSDNGYICEKTSLTASTPSA, from the exons ATGAATTCTCTCTCGCTTATATGCATCATTGGCTTATCAGGGATCGCTATAGTCCAATCTG CCTGTGATTGGGGATGGAAGGAATATAATGGGAAATGTTATTATATACAAGCACCATCTGTCCAGTCTTGGGATTATGCAAGGACGACGTGTCAGGCAAAGGGAGGCGATCTTGTCGTTATAAATAACCAAGCAGAAAAT GATTTTCTTCGCCGGAAACTCATTTCTTCGGGAGGACACTGGATTGGTCTAACGGATGCTGAGAGTGAAGGGACGTTCGTTTGGGTAGACACTACATTTGCCCGCACTGGTGGAAAAGACCTTCTTTATAC TAATTGGCAAGACGGCGAGCCGAACCAGTTGGGCGAAGAAGATTGCATCACAATGAGTACAGGGGGATGGAATGATGAAGATTGTTCCACTTCAGATAATGGTTATATCTGTgaaaaaacaa GCCTAACTGCGTCAACGCCAAGCGCATAA